The Pseudarthrobacter sp. BIM B-2242 region CGCCCGATTCGTGCTGAAGGGCCACAAACGCGTCGTCGTCGGCCTTCTCATCGGGACGCCGGATCCGCAGTTCGGAGTGGATCACCGCGGCCGGACCGAACAAGTGCAGGGCCTGGTCGATCAGGTGTGTGCCGAGGTCGAAGAGCACGCCGCCGCCGTCTGACGCCGTGGCACTGGCCTTCCATGCCTTGGCGATCTCCGGGGACCAGCGCTCGAAGCTGGACTCGAAGCGGGTGACGGTGCCCAGTGCTGCGCCGGCCAGGAGCTTCCGGACTGTCAGGAAGTCACCGTCCCAACGCCGGTTGTGGAACACGGTAAGGACCCGGCCGAGCTGCTCAGCCAAGGTGATCAGTTCCTGGCCCTCGGCACTGGTGACGGCGAACGGCTTGTCCACCACCACGTCCAGGCCGGCTTCCAGCGCTGCCTGCGCCAGCGGGAAATGCGTGGCCGGCGGGGTCCCTAGCACCACGAGATCAAGGCCACCGGCGAGCTCAAGGACAGCACCGCCGTCGCGCACTGTTTTGACGCCCGGGTACCGCTGGGTCGCAGCCGCTTGCCGGCCGGCGTCGGACGTTGCGATGACGTCCAGCGAGTAGCGCGGGTCCGCCGCGATGAGCGGCGCGTGGAAAACGCTGCCCGAGAGGCCATACCCGACGACGGCGGTCCGGATCATGCGTTCAGGTTCGGTCGAAGTCATAGGGAGAACGGTACCCGGACGCTCTCCCACTTACTGCATGTTTCGGACCAACGCTCTCTCACTTAATGTGCGTTCCAGGCGAACGCTCTATCAATTTCCTGACGGGGCGCGGACCGGCTCGCGGCACCAGTGCGAGAGCGTCCGTGAAAAACCCACATTAAGTGAGAGAGCGTCTGACGGGGCGGGCGGCAACAGCGAAGGCCGGCACCTCCTGGAGTTCCGGAGGTGCCGGCCTTGGCCGTGGTGCCTTGTTCAGTCAGCCGTTCAGGCGGGAGGAGTTACTTCTTTTCCCAGCCGATGGTGGTCCAGTCCGGGACCTGGGACAGGCTCTGGAACAGGGACGGGCCGTAGTTGGCCAGCCCGGTGCGGACGAAGGAGATCTGCGGTCCGTTCATGACCACGCCCATGGAGTAGTACTTCGCCATGTGCTCCTTTTCAACTTCCATGGCCGCCTTGTTGCGCTCGGCATTGTCCTCGATGGAAGCGAGGTCGGCGATCTTCTTGTCCAGTTCGGCGTCGCCCAGCTGGTTCTCGTTCGTCTTGGAGTCGTAGTACTGCTTGACGGCGTCCGTTGCATCAGGGCCTACGGTGTAGCCCGAGACGCTCATATCGAACTCTCGTGAACCCAGGACCTTGCCAAAGTCGGCCGAGGCGCGCTGGTCGATCCCGACGTCCATGCCGCCGGCCTGAAGCTGCTTCTGCAGGGTCTGGGTGAAGGCGAGGGTGGTGGGGTCGTCACCGAAGTTGCTGATCTTGAAGGCGGCGGGCTTGCCGTCCTTCTCCATGATGCCGTTGGCGTTGGCGGTGTAGCCGGCGTCGGTCAGGACCTTCTTGGCCGCGTCCGCGCCGGTTTCCTTGACGGGGTAGTTGTCCTGGTAGTACTCGGAGAACGGCAGGAGCATCATGGAACCGGAGCTGGGCTCTTCCCAGTTGAGACCGTTGAAGCGGACCTTGCGGAGGGCTTCACGGTCCACGGCCGCGAAGATGGCCTTGCGGACGGCCACATCGGTGATCCGCTGGGCGTTCAGGTTCATACCGCCGGCGAAGAGGCGCTGGCCACGGCGGACCTCGGAGTTGTTGGTGCCTTCCAGCTGCTTGTAGAGGGAGATGGTGTTGGCGGACATGCCATCAATCTCGCCGTTCTTGAAGGCTGCGATCTGCGCGCTGGTTTCCAGCTGGCGGAAGACCACGCTCTCCAGGACCGGCTTGGCTCCCCACCATTTGTCGTTCGGGACCAGCGTGACGGTCTTGGCAGCAGAGTCGTACTGGTCCAGTTTGAAGGGGCCGGCCATCCACTCGGGGTGAAGTTCGCCGTTGAAGCCTTCGTTGAAGAGTTCGGGGGCGTTTACGGCGGGGTGGATCAGGCCGAAGAAGAGTGAGTCCACGGGGTAGACCGGCTGGGAAGTCTTGACGATGACTTCCTTGTCGCTGCTGCCGGCTTCAACGGACTCAACAAATTCGTAGGCACCGGAGCTGACAATGTCGTAGCCGGCATCCGGGCTTTTCAGGATGTTCCAGGTGTTCTGGAAGGCCTTGACGTCGATCGGGGTGCCGTCGTTGTACGTGGCCTTGTCGTTGACCTTGATGGTGATGGTCTGCTTGCCGTCGGTGACTTCGCTTTCCACAGACTCGCAGAAATCGGTGTTCGGCGTCACTTTGCCGATGAAGCTGACCTTCCAGCAGCCGCCGATGCCGCCGCTGTTCACGGCCACCGGGTTCATGGGGATCTGCAGGGCAGAGTTGTCTGCGCTGTTGCCGTTGTTCGAGAACCCGTTGAAATCCGGGCCGATGTTGCCCAGCGGCAGGGTGACCTTGCCGCCCTGCTCAAGATCCGCGGCAGGCTTCTCATTGATGCTGATGAGCTTGGACAGATCGCTGCCCGATTCCTGTCCCTTAGCCGTTTCCGGTCCGGTGGGAGTGCCACCACCGCCACAGGCTGTTAGCGTCAGCGCCGCGGCAATTGCCGCGGCTCCGCCGATCTTGGTCAGATTCCTCATTGTTTTCCCTTCATAGGTGCGGGTGGTGCTTGTGATGGGTATAGAAAACCTAGGGCGCATGGGGGTCCGCCGTTTCGTGGACCACCAGCATGTCCTCGTCCAGTTCGCCGTCCGGGAAGAAGCAGGCGAACTGCTGGTCCAGTGGAGGGACGGGACCTGCTTCCAGGACCTTGACCGCCGGCGACGGCAGGACCGCCTCAAGCGGCGGCTCCAGCGTGAGGCAGCGCTCCTGCTTGGCTGCCGGCAGGGCGGCGAACACCGGGCAGCGGGTGGCAAAGTTGCAGCCCTTCGGGGCATCCAGCGGGGAGGGCAGGTCGCCCTTCAGGATGATCCGCTCCCGGGTGCGCTCAATCTGCGGGTCCGGAACGGGGATGGCGGAGAGCAGCGCACGCGTGTACGGGTGGCGCGGGTTGTCGAAGACCCGGTCCACCTCGCCGATCTCCACGATCTTGCCGAGATACATCACGGCCACCCGGTTGGAAATGTGCCGCACCACGGAAAGGTCATGCGCCACCATCAGGTAGCTGAGGCCCAGTTCAGCGCGGAGCTTATCAAGCAGGTTGATCACACCTGCCTGGACCGAGACGTCCAGCGCGGACACCGGCTCGTCCAGGACCACCAGTTTCGGGTTCACGGCCAAGGCACGGGCAATACCGACGCGCTGCCGCTGACCGCCGGAGAACTGGTTGGGGAAACGGTTGACGTGGTCCGGTTGGAGCCCCACGAGCTGCATCAGTTCCATGATGCGCTTCCTGATGGCTTTCTTGTCCATGCCCGCGTTCTGGAGCGGTTCGGCGAGGACCTCATAGACCGTGAAGCGCGGATCCAGGGCACCGGTGGGGTCCTGGAAGACCATCTGCATTTCCTTGCGCATGGCGCTCTTGGCCCTGGCATCAGCGGCCTGCTTGTTGCTGATCCCGCCGATGATCACCTCACCGTCCTGGTCCTTGTGGAATTCCATGATTTCCAGGAGGGTGGTGGTCTTTCCGGAGCCGGACTCCCCCACGATGGAGAAGCACTCGCCTTCGCGGATATCGAAACTGAGGCCGTCCACAGCCTTGACGGTGCCGATGCGCCGTTTCAGGAGGGCACCCTTGGTCAGCGGGAAGTGCTTGCGGACGTCCTTGAGTTCGAGCACCTTGGCGCGTTCCCCGCGGGGGATGGCGTCAAACCGGGACACGGCAACAGGCGGTGCCGAGAAGATTTCGAGCACGTCCACGTCCGTGCCGAGGTCATCCGACTTGATGCAGGCCGCTTTGTGCACGGTGCTGCCATTGGCGGGAAGCAGCGGCGGTTCGCCGTCGAGGCAGGCGTCGCTCACCAGGGGACAGCGCGGGGCGAAGGAGCAGCCCGTGGGCGTATGGAGCAGGTTCGGCGGGATCCCGTCGATGGGGACGAGTGAGGATTTTTCCGCCACGTCAACACGCGGCACGGCGCCCAACAGCCCCATTGTGTAAGGCATCCGGGGGTTGTAGTAGATGTCGTCCACACTGCCGGTTTCCACCGGCTTCCCGGCGTACATCACCATGATGTCGTCGGCAATGCCTGCCACCACACCCAGATCGTGGGTGATCATCACGACGGCGGCACCCGTCTCCTCCTGCGCGGTATGCAGCACCTCCAGCACCTGGGCCTGGATGGTGACGTCCAGGGCCGTCGTCGGCTCGTCAGCGATCAGCACCCGCGGGTTGTTGGCGATGGCGATGGCAATCATGACGCGCTGGCGCATGCCGCCGGAAAACTCGTGCGGGAAGGCCTTGAGCCGGTTCCTGGGGCTGGGGATGCCCACCATCGCCAGAAGTTCGACGGCGCGGGCCTCCTTCGCCAGTTTGCTCATGGCGGGGTTGTGAATGGTGAGGGCCTCGGTGATCTGGGTTCCCACCGTGTACACCGGGGTGAGGGAGGACAGCGGGTCCTGGAACACCATGGCAATATCGTTGCCGCGATAGGCGCACATGGCTTTGTCGCTGAGGCCCAGCAGTTCCTTGCCGTTGAGCCGGACTGACCCGGAGACATCAGCAGTGGCCGGCAGCAGGCCCATGATGGCCAGCGACGTCACTGATTTACCGGACCCGGATTCGCCGACGATTCCCAGCGTTTTGCCGGGCAGGAGGTCAAAGTTGACGCCGCGGACGGCGTGGACTGACCCGTTTTCCGAGTTGAAGCTGACGTTCAGGTCCCGGACGGACAGCACCGCGTCCGAAGGCGAGTGCAGGCCTGCCACGTGGAGCCTTTCGGCTGGCGCGGGGGCCTGGTCAGCCGGCTCGATGTAGGTTCCGTTGCTCATTTGCCCTTCCTCCGTCCATTGTTCTTCCTTGCCCGGCCAACGGAACTGGAGCTCGGGTCGAAGGCGTCACGCAGGCCGTCGTTCATCATGGCCAGGGACCCCGTCAGCAGGAACATCACCGTCAGGGGAACCCAGAACATCCACGGGAAGGTCTGGACCTGGGACGTAGCCCCGCCGATCAGCACGCCCAGGCTGACATCGGGGAGCTTGATGCCAATGCCGATGAATGAGAAGGCAACTTCAGCAAGGATGGCGCCGGTGACGCCGCGGGTGATGTCCAGGACAAGCAGCGACCCGATATTGGGCACCAGGTGCCGCCAGACGATCCTGCGCGGCGGGACACCCATGTACTGGGCCGCCTTGACGAAGTCCCGCTGCATCAGCGACATGGACAGGGAGCGGATCAGCCTGGCCGTGCCCATCCAGCTGAAAACCAGGAGCACGATGATCAGGAGCAGCCAGCTGGGGAGGTTCTGCTGCAGGGTAGCCCCGCCGCCGCTCGTGGCCACCGCCACCACCAGCAGTGCCGGCATCATGATCAGCGCCTCCAGGACAAAGAGCATCACCTTGTCCACTTTCCCGCCGAAGTAGGCCATGGTGCAGCCGTAAACGGCGGCAATCAGGACCGAGACGAGGCCAACAATCAGGCCGATGAGGATGGATATGCGGGTACCTTCAACGGTCAGGGCGTAGAGATCGATGCCTGCCTGGGATGTGCCCAGGAAGTGATCGCCGGAGGGCGGCATACCGATGTTGAAGGGGTCGATGGTCTCCTTGTCCCACGACGTGAAGAAACCGCCCACGAAGGAGAAGAGAGTCAGTGCCAGGAAAATTACCAGCCCCGCCACGGCGGTCTTGTTGCGCATGAATCGGCGGAAGATGATGGTGGATTTGGCGATCACCACATCGTCGCCCTCGAGGTGCGCGTCCTGGGCTACAGCTGCCGGGTCTACGGCATTGAGGTTGGTCATGGCTACTGCACCCGCACTCTCGGGTCAACAAGCGTGGTGGCGAAATCGGCGAGGATAGCGCCGAGGGCGAAAATGACCGATCCGTAGGCCAGCGTGGCCGTGGCGGCGTTCACGTCCTGCAGCGAGATGGCGTCGATACTCCAGGAACCCACGCCGGGCCAGGCGAAGATCTTCTCCGCGAAGAAACCGCCGGCGAAGATGGCCGGGATGGTGAAGGCGATGCTTTGGGCCACGGGGATGAAGGACACCCGGAGGGCGTGCCTGGTGATGGCCTGGTTACGGGTCAGGCCCTTCGCACGGGCTGTGCGGACAAAGTCGGCGTTGACGTTGTCCAGCAGATACTGCCGCTGGGCAATCTGGTACGAGCCCCAGCCCACCAGGGTGATGGCGATGGTGGGCACCGCGTAGTGCGCGAGCATGTCCACGAACTGTGCCCATCCCGGCGCCATGCCTGGCGTGGAGATGCCGGTGACGAAGAAGATACGTTCGCCGACCGTCTCGTTGATGTTGATGGCCCCCAGCTGCACCAGGAAGTAGGCGATGGGCGCGGGCACAATGTAGGCGAGGTAGCTGTAGGACGTGATCACCCGGTCCTGGAACTTGTACTGGCGGGCCGCCGAGTACACGCCGAGGGCAACGCCGATGACGAGCGTCAGGATGATGGAGGCGAGGAAAAGCCGGGTGGAAATCCAGACGCGGTCGCCGAATTCAGCGTTGATGAAGGCCCCGTTGGGGCTGCGTCCCCAGTCCCACCGGGTGACCACCGCGGTTAGCCACTCCACGTAGCGCTCCCACGGACTAAGGTCCGGGTCCAGGCCCTTCAGGCGCATGGAATTTGCAACCTGCTCCGGTGTGGGGCGGGGAATCCGCTCTTGTTCGAGGAGCGCCGGCTTGAGGGAACTGACCGCCAGGAAGTATCCGGCCGAAGTGGTCAGGAAGATCATGAATACGTACGTGATGCCGCGTTTGGCGAGGTACCTGAGCATAGGGGCGTCTACTTCAGGATCGGGGCCACCCGGGATGCGGAAGGAAACCCCAAGGGATCGCCTTGGGCTGGCCCCGGATTATTCGCCTTGACTACATCCATGTCCCAGATCCTTCCGATGTCCGGCTCACCGCGGGTCTCGCGGCTGCCAGGTGTCCACCAGCGCGCTGCCGGCCTCCAGTGACCACAGTCATGTCCGGGTTAGCGGGCTATGTTTTGGGTCACATTCCAGAGGAAACTACCACATAGAGGGAGGCTAAGTACGGGCCGTAGCACCAAATCCGCCCGACCGTATCAGATTGTTATGAATGGATCAGTAAAACTCATGTGACTGGACGGGTGCCCGAAATCTCGCGTAGCCTACGGCCCGCCAATAACGCGTGTGACAAGTTCGCGCCATGTGCCAATCACTCTCTCGGGTGCCAGGCCCTGGATGCGGACCAGGTAGAGCAGCCGCTCCGGCTCAAGGGTGGAGATCAGCGCAGCGGCCATCACCGCGGGGTCAGCCTCCATCCCCGCCGCCCGCAGCAGGACCTCGACGTGCCGCTGCCACAGCAGGGCCGCGGGCACCTCGAAACGGTTGGGCGCCGTACTCTCCGCGGCGCGTACGAGGTCCCCGTGTTCAAGGACGTACTCAATCCTCGCCGCTCCGAAAGCGACCAGCCGCTCCACCCCGGAAGCCCCCGGACCCAGGGGCGGGGGGCCGAACATAAAACCGGCCTGGAAGGCGGCCTCGGCGTCGCTCAGCAGCGTCATCATGAGGCCGGTCCGGCTGCCGAACCGGCGGAAGACGGTCCCCTTGCCCACGCCGGCGCGCTCGGCGAGCCGGTCCATTGTGAGGGCGTCCACGCCGCATTCTGCGATCAGTTCCCGTGCCGCACCCAGCAGCCGCTCCCGGTTCCGCGCGGCGTCACTGCGCTCCGCAACGGGGCCCGACAGGGAGCCTGGCAGCAATGGGATGTAACTCACACCCATATCTTAGCGGCCGGGGAATTTTAATCGGACCGCAGTCCGTTTAGTCCATGAAGGCAGCAACGCCTCTACCCTTCCACCGGCCAGCGGTCCCCGCCGCAGCCCGACCACAGGAGTCCGCATGTCAAAGAACACCGTCCTTACCCTTGTTGGCAGCCTTCGCGCTGGATCCACCAACCAGCAGCTGGCCGAAGCCATCCAGCTCAACGCCCCCGAGCAGGTTGATGTGGTCATCCACGAAAGCCTGGGCAACATCCCGTTCTACAACGAAGACATCGACGTCGAGGGCCAGGTCCCCGCTGCTGCCGCTGCCCTCCGCGCCGCCGCCAACGAAGCCGACACCATCCTCCTGGTCACCCCGGAGCACAACGGCACCGTGCCGGCATCCCTGAAGAACGCCATCGACTGGCTGTCCCGCCCCTTCGGCGCAGGCGCCCTCGCCGGCAAGCCCACCGCCGTCGTCGGCACCGCTTTTGGCCAGTTCGGCGGCGTCTGGGCCCAGGACGAGGCCCGCAAGGCCGTCGGCATCGCCGGCGCCCAGGTCCTCGAGGACGTCAAGCTGGCCGTTCCGGGTTCGATGGTCCGGTTCGCCGAACTGCACCCGAAGGACGACGCCGAGGTTGTTGACCAGATCAAGGGCATCTTCGCCCCGCTGACCGCAGCCCGGCCGGCAGCCTAAGGCCCGCCCGGCAAGGCCTGCCCTGTCAGGCCCGCCGCGGGCCACAGCCCCCGGCATGCCGGCTGATGCCCCGGACACCCACGAGGTGCCCCGGGCATCAGTCTGTCCGGGGCATTCTGTTACCGCACCGTGAGCGCGCGGGCGCCTATCGGGACCGGGCGTGACCAACTCTTGCTCCAACCGGTACCCCGCGGACATACTCAAGCGTCCAAGGCAGCCGTAACGTTAATACACGGTAAGCACGGGGATGGGAACGCGGTGCGGGCATGGCAGGCATCCTGAGGTCCGGGACATTCATGGCGACGGCGGCGCTGACGCTTCCGCTGTGGCTCGGCTCCTGCACTCCCGGCCCCCCTCCGTCCATCGGCAGCGGCATCCCCGCCGGTGCCACCGCCGTTGAACCCGCGGCGCCTGCCGCGCAGGTTCCGGTTCCCGTTCCGCAGCCGCAGGCACCTCCGCCGCCGCTGTCGGCAACCGTCGACGCCGCCGCGCCGCCCCCGGAGCAATCGGCCACACCTACCCGCTCCGCTGAGTCGCCGGAGACCGGCACCGTCACCACTCCTGCGCCCGGCGTGGTGTCTGCTCCCAGTGCCACCCCCTCCGCAGTGCCCCAACCGTCGCCAACGCCGGAGACTTCCGCGCCGCCGCAGGCCCCGTCAGCCGCCGGGTCCTCCGCCGTTCCGCCCGGTCAGGAGTCCGGCACCAGGCAGGTCACGGCCTACTATGTGCTGCTTGACGACGGCGGTGCCGCCGGTGTGCGCTTTGGCTGCAATGACAGCCTGGCCAGTGTCCGCCGCACCGCGGAAGGACCGGCCGAACCGCTGCCCGCCGCCATGAACGCCCTGCTGGACGGATCCACTAAGCCTGCGCCCGGGCTTTACAACGCTTTGGCGGCCTCAACGCTGACGTTCCTGTCCGGTACCTTCGACGGCACCACCGTCACCGTCTACCTGTCCGGCGCGCTTCGTCCCGGCGGTGTGTGCGACGTCCCGCGGATCGAAGCCCAACTCACCCAGACCGCCGTGGCCTCGGTCGGCGCCGTCCGCGCAGATATCTACGTCAACGGCGTTGGCCTGACAGAGGCCCTCAGCCTCAAGTAGCGCTGCACCCGCCCAGCAGTCCGGGTCCTCGGTTTTCATTTTTCGAACAACGCGTCCATGTCGGCATGGCTGCGGGCTCCGGCCAGCTCTGACCAGTTGCCGTCACCGAAAATTTCTTCGGCCACCCTGAAGACAGTTGCATAGGCGGCCTTCGCAGTGTTGCCGCCAATGCTGATGCGCCGCACACCGGCGTCGTGCAGTTCCCCCACCGACGGCGCTCCCACTCCTGCGAGTGCATTCAGGGGCGCGGGAAGGCGGCGGGCGAGCTCATGCAGCACATGAAGATCGGTCACGCCGGGCACAAAGATGCCGCTGGCCCCGGCTGCCAGATACGCCTCGGCGCGGCGCACCGTCTCCTCAAAGGCGTGATCGGCGAAGGTGCCGGACAGGTATGTGTCCGTGCGGGCATTGAGATAAAGGTCGACGCCGGCTGTTGCGGCAGTCTCCCGGATTACGGTGAGACGGCGGCACTGTTCGTCGATCGCGGTGAGCGTCCCGCCGCTGGCGTCCTCGAAGTTCACGCCGACAGCACCGGCGTCGATCACCGCACGGATGGTGTCCCCGAGGAGGGCCTGGCGGTAGTTGCCAGCCTCGCCCGCATAGCCGGTTTCAATATCCGCCGTGACGGGAAGGCGGGTGGCCGCAACAATCCTCCTTAGCGCGTCCAGCGCTAGTCCCCGGGGCAGGTGGTTGCCGTCCGGATATCCGAGGCTCCATGAGATGGCGGAACTGGATGTGGCGATGGCGGCCGCTCCGGCCTCCTCTGTCAGCTTTGCCGAGGCTGCATCCCACACATTGACCAGCAGGAGCGGCGGACGGCCGGCCTGGTGGAGGGCGTGGAACTCGGCTGTGCGTGCGGCGGTAGCTGTCATTGGTCCATTCCAGCCCCTCCCGGCCCGCCCGTAAAGAGGCGTCCGGGGTGATCTGGAACAACGGGTGTTGCCTTATTAGCAACTAGCGGCTGTATCCTGTGGGTGTGACCCACGAAACACTTGACGCTGCAGCAGCGGCGCTCCCAGCCGAAGCCATTGACGCAATCGAACGTGCGGCGACATCTGCCCACCGGGCGGCGCATCCGCACGAGGCGCTGTTCTCCGAGCGGGCGGCCAACATCAAGCAATCCGCCGTCCGGGACGTCTTCGACATCTCACTGCGGCCCGGATTGGTGTCATTGGCAGGGGGCAGCCCCTATCTGCAATCCCTCCCGCTGGAGCGGCTGGCGGCCACGGCAGCCGGCATCATCGCCACGGACGGACTGACAGCGCTGCAGTACGGCGGGGGGCAGGGCACCGACGAACTGCGTGCCCAGATCTGCGAGGTCATGGCGGCCGAAGGAATCAGGGACGCCGTGCCGCAGAACGTGGTGATCACTGCCGGCTCCCAGTCTGCCCAGGACGTGGCAACGAAGGTGTTCTGCAACCCCGGCGACGTGGTGCTGGTGGAAGACCCCACCTATGTCGGGGCCCTCAACACGTTCGAGTCCTACCAGGTGGAAGTGGCCACTGTGGCGATGGACCAGGACGGCCTGGTGCCTGAACTGTTGGAGGCGAAGATCGCAGCGCTGCAGACGGCCGGCAAAAGCATCAAGTTCCTCTACACCATCCCCAACTTCAACAACCCCTCAGGGATAACGCTGGCCAGGGAGCGCCGTCAGCGGATCGTCGATATATGCCGCAACGCGAATATTCTCGTGCTGGAGGATAATCCCTACGGCCTGCTCCGCTACACCGGCGAACCGCTGGAGCCGCTGCGCGCAGCCAACCCCGCCGACGTCATCTACCTGGGCTCGTTCTCGAAGATCTTCGCCCCGGGGCTGCGCGTCGGCTGGGCGCTTGTGCCGGAGCACCTCCAGCGGCGTTACTACCTGGCCTCCGAGTCCGTCACGCTGTGCCCGCCCACCTTCAACCAGATGCTTGTGTCCGCCTACCTGCGGGAGTACGACTGGCAGGGCCAGATCGAGACCTACCGCGGCCTCTACGCCGAGCGGTGCGCGGCCATGCTGACCGCCCTGGACGAACACATGCCGGCGGGCACCAGCTGGACCAGCCCCGAAGGCGGCTTCTTTGTGTGGGTGACGCTGCCGGAGGGCGTGGACACGTACCCCCTGTTGCAGAAGGCGATCGATGCCGGCGTCGTCTTTATCCCGGGCGCCGCCTTCACCCCTTCGGACGGGCCGTCCAACAGGCTCCGGCTGGCGTTCAGCGCCGTGCCGCCGGCCGCCATCGGGGAAGGCGTGCGACGGCTGGCCGGGGTACTGCGGGAATCGCTCGCTGCGTTGTAACGTTGGCGGGACTGAGAACGGCCAGTTTTACCTCGACCAAGGAGTCACAAGCATGAGCGGAATTATTGTTGTAGGCGTTGACGGCAGCGGAACCGCCAAGAAGGCCGCCGAAGCGGCCCGCGATCTCGCCGTCGCCGTGGGTGCCTCGCTGCACGTAGTCTCAGCCTTCGACAGTGACCGCACGGAGGTGTTCGGCTCCGGCAGCGACCAGTGGATCGTCTCCGACGCCGACGGCGCCGAGCACGTTGCGAAGACCGTTGCCGATTCCCTCGCCGGTTCCATCAAGGTGACGTACTCAGCCGCCCGCGGCAAGCCGGCCGAAGCGCTGATCAGCGAAGCCGAGCGCCTTGGCGCCAAGATGATCGTGGTGGGCAACCGGCGGATGCGCGGCATCGGCCGGGTGCTCGGAAGTGTCGCCAACAGCGTGGCCCATAACGCCACCTGCGACGTCTACATTGCCAACACGTACGACGCTGACTGAGGGCCTCCCTCACGGACTGAGACACCGGACACCATGGACCGCCCCGGCGCCGGTCCATGGTGTCCGTTCTCACCCCCGCAAGGCCACATTCGGCATGGGCCGGGCGATAAAATGGAAGTGCCCCCAACGGAGCGGTCACCACTCTCCACGTCACCCAAAGGGGCCCCCTTGATTACTCTTCAGCGCCGCCAGCTTGTCGGCCACGACATCCTCCTTGCCCGTCACGGCAACCACATCTGCTCGATGCGCGTGGACCACAGCAACGGCCGGGTCATCGCGCTCCTCGACGACGGCTCCCTGGACAGCGCCCCCAACCTCATCTCACCGGACCTGCACCTGCCGGCTACCATCCGGAGCGTGCTGCGCGAGGACTGGAAGCTCTTCGCAGCCGTTTCATCCGGCGCCGTCATCCTGGGCGGCCTCCTGTTTGGCACATGCGCGGCCCTTGCCGGAACCTGGGCCGGAAGCCCGGAGATGGTCGAAGTCCTGACGGCCTATTCCTCTTACACTTACTGAGCCCTGACCTCTCGCGCGGACACGAGGTATGGCCGGTGCGCCGACGTGACAGTTGAGT contains the following coding sequences:
- a CDS encoding universal stress protein yields the protein MSGIIVVGVDGSGTAKKAAEAARDLAVAVGASLHVVSAFDSDRTEVFGSGSDQWIVSDADGAEHVAKTVADSLAGSIKVTYSAARGKPAEALISEAERLGAKMIVVGNRRMRGIGRVLGSVANSVAHNATCDVYIANTYDAD
- a CDS encoding GerMN domain-containing protein; the protein is MAGILRSGTFMATAALTLPLWLGSCTPGPPPSIGSGIPAGATAVEPAAPAAQVPVPVPQPQAPPPPLSATVDAAAPPPEQSATPTRSAESPETGTVTTPAPGVVSAPSATPSAVPQPSPTPETSAPPQAPSAAGSSAVPPGQESGTRQVTAYYVLLDDGGAAGVRFGCNDSLASVRRTAEGPAEPLPAAMNALLDGSTKPAPGLYNALAASTLTFLSGTFDGTTVTVYLSGALRPGGVCDVPRIEAQLTQTAVASVGAVRADIYVNGVGLTEALSLK
- a CDS encoding isocitrate lyase/phosphoenolpyruvate mutase family protein — translated: MTATAARTAEFHALHQAGRPPLLLVNVWDAASAKLTEEAGAAAIATSSSAISWSLGYPDGNHLPRGLALDALRRIVAATRLPVTADIETGYAGEAGNYRQALLGDTIRAVIDAGAVGVNFEDASGGTLTAIDEQCRRLTVIRETAATAGVDLYLNARTDTYLSGTFADHAFEETVRRAEAYLAAGASGIFVPGVTDLHVLHELARRLPAPLNALAGVGAPSVGELHDAGVRRISIGGNTAKAAYATVFRVAEEIFGDGNWSELAGARSHADMDALFEK
- a CDS encoding NAD(P)H-dependent oxidoreductase, with translation MSKNTVLTLVGSLRAGSTNQQLAEAIQLNAPEQVDVVIHESLGNIPFYNEDIDVEGQVPAAAAALRAAANEADTILLVTPEHNGTVPASLKNAIDWLSRPFGAGALAGKPTAVVGTAFGQFGGVWAQDEARKAVGIAGAQVLEDVKLAVPGSMVRFAELHPKDDAEVVDQIKGIFAPLTAARPAA
- a CDS encoding PLP-dependent aminotransferase family protein, which gives rise to MTHETLDAAAAALPAEAIDAIERAATSAHRAAHPHEALFSERAANIKQSAVRDVFDISLRPGLVSLAGGSPYLQSLPLERLAATAAGIIATDGLTALQYGGGQGTDELRAQICEVMAAEGIRDAVPQNVVITAGSQSAQDVATKVFCNPGDVVLVEDPTYVGALNTFESYQVEVATVAMDQDGLVPELLEAKIAALQTAGKSIKFLYTIPNFNNPSGITLARERRQRIVDICRNANILVLEDNPYGLLRYTGEPLEPLRAANPADVIYLGSFSKIFAPGLRVGWALVPEHLQRRYYLASESVTLCPPTFNQMLVSAYLREYDWQGQIETYRGLYAERCAAMLTALDEHMPAGTSWTSPEGGFFVWVTLPEGVDTYPLLQKAIDAGVVFIPGAAFTPSDGPSNRLRLAFSAVPPAAIGEGVRRLAGVLRESLAAL